The Candidatus Dependentiae bacterium genome includes a window with the following:
- a CDS encoding WD40 repeat domain-containing protein — MKRLSIICALMIVIQAVSMELPPSSSDKVTINTANGPIAIARDSFKSIMRNSEALNKIVEFEKLNLDTISSFNMAKLPKYQIALLVKALPYLTNSAALRKFLSTQSTAEIEQLIAVVDFLGIDKLDEALIQEALKRITERAKTDPLAVKSFVLPQTVQERIAAALIKQEAIQSSLSGGRISSQQVQADFDTIAFSASGKSVVLINKGSALGKVRFQTIQDPKNGVDIKIGNRIISYALSTDGLWFAVGTINKKLELWSLKKPTGLTAEKSLSFNPTGLCFSHDNKKIAVGGNIDDEKGYEIILFEIATAKTETISVSLKTNGSVLSTLAFSDDDKYLSIANAVGEIIQVNLKTGEKIEKMLLAKKEIGNVRLSNNGQFATIIDTKKDQNSITIYDMEADKSYKAPFFISGEVSQIVFDPLNKFVVALSQEGGFRRISGSISLNDLTTGKLVTSLPLKDRVQVGAIDAKGETLVLASIDLPDSKVVYFYDLKPLFLLQDLALKITLPQAAFLAFIAQHKGEQVNITKSKEAIDVFLSFDPGIQELIKKVVSLIGL, encoded by the coding sequence ATGAAAAGATTAAGTATTATTTGTGCGCTCATGATAGTTATACAAGCGGTTTCTATGGAATTACCGCCATCATCAAGCGATAAAGTTACCATCAACACTGCAAATGGGCCGATTGCTATTGCTCGCGATAGTTTTAAAAGTATTATGCGCAACTCAGAGGCATTGAATAAGATCGTCGAATTTGAAAAGCTTAATCTTGACACTATTTCTTCTTTTAACATGGCTAAATTACCGAAATATCAAATTGCTTTATTGGTTAAAGCTCTGCCATATTTAACTAATTCGGCAGCGCTAAGGAAGTTTCTTTCGACGCAGTCAACGGCAGAAATAGAGCAACTCATTGCAGTGGTAGATTTTCTGGGGATAGATAAACTTGATGAAGCGTTGATTCAGGAAGCGCTTAAACGAATCACGGAGCGTGCAAAAACTGATCCGCTGGCAGTTAAATCTTTTGTGTTGCCACAAACAGTACAAGAACGAATAGCAGCGGCGCTTATTAAGCAAGAGGCTATACAGAGTTCGTTGTCTGGCGGGCGAATATCGTCTCAACAAGTTCAAGCTGATTTTGACACGATTGCTTTCAGCGCGTCAGGAAAAAGTGTCGTTTTGATTAATAAAGGGTCAGCATTAGGTAAAGTCCGCTTTCAAACTATTCAAGACCCAAAAAATGGGGTCGATATTAAAATAGGAAACCGGATTATATCATATGCTTTGAGCACTGACGGATTATGGTTTGCTGTGGGAACAATAAATAAAAAACTGGAATTATGGTCACTAAAGAAGCCGACGGGGCTCACCGCAGAAAAATCTTTGTCATTTAATCCAACGGGACTTTGTTTTTCTCATGATAATAAAAAAATTGCTGTAGGCGGCAACATTGATGATGAAAAGGGATACGAGATTATACTTTTTGAGATCGCAACTGCCAAAACTGAAACAATATCTGTTTCGCTAAAAACGAATGGCAGTGTTCTTTCAACGCTGGCATTTTCTGATGATGATAAATATTTAAGCATTGCTAATGCGGTCGGGGAAATTATTCAAGTTAATCTTAAAACCGGCGAAAAAATTGAAAAAATGCTTCTTGCCAAAAAAGAAATAGGCAATGTTAGATTAAGTAATAACGGACAGTTTGCTACCATTATCGATACAAAAAAAGATCAAAATAGCATTACGATTTATGACATGGAAGCTGATAAAAGCTATAAAGCCCCATTTTTCATATCTGGAGAAGTTTCTCAAATCGTCTTCGATCCGTTAAATAAATTCGTCGTTGCTTTATCGCAAGAGGGTGGTTTTCGTAGAATTTCGGGCAGCATCTCGTTAAACGATTTAACAACAGGTAAGCTTGTTACTTCACTTCCACTCAAGGATCGTGTTCAAGTAGGTGCCATTGATGCAAAAGGGGAGACTCTTGTTCTTGCATCAATCGATCTACCGGATAGCAAAGTAGTTTATTTCTACGATCTTAAACCATTATTTTTATTACAGGATCTTGCACTAAAAATTACTTTGCCTCAAGCAGCATTTTTGGCGTTTATTGCGCAACACAAAGGGGAACAGGTTAATATAACAAAGAGTAAAGAGGCAATTGATGTTTTCCTTAGCTTTGATCCAGGGATACAGGAATTGATCAAAAAGGTAGTTTCGCTTATTGGACTGTAG